The Streptomyces vinaceus genome contains the following window.
AGGCCACGGTGAGGACCTTCCCCAACTCCGCGTACGACCTGGAGGAGCTGCTGACCGGGCTCGGCACGGGCGAGGCGGTGATCACCGTACTCAGCGAGAAGGGCGCCCCGACCCCGGTCGCGGCGACCCGGCTGCGCGCCCCGCAGTCGCTGATGGGCCCGGTCGGGGCGGAGGCCATGGACGCGGCGGTGAAGTCCTCGCTCCTCCACTCGCGCTACGCGGAGCCGGTCGACCGCGAATCGGCGTACGAGAAGATCAGCGCCGAGCAGGCCGCGGCCGAGGCGGCGGCGGAGGCGGCCGCGGCGCAGGTGGAGGCGGAGAAGCAGGCCAAGGAGGCGGCGAAGGCGGCGCGCGGCGCGCCGAAGCCCGAGCCCTCGCTCGCCCAGCAGGTGGTGGGGAGCGGGCTGTTCCGCTCGCTGGCCAGGTCGGTCGGCACCCAGCTGGGGCGGGAGATCTCGCGGTCGCTCTTCGGGACGGCGAAGCGGCGCAGATGAGACGGGGCCGCGCGGCGGTGCGCGGCGTACGTGACGGATTCCGGCGGCCGGTTCCCTCGCCGGGGTGCCGCCGGGGGCTTCGGCGCTGACAGACTTCGGCCCATGCGGACCGAACTCACCGACACCACGTCCAGCAAGATCGACCGGGCCCTGCTCGACGCCCGCCGCGCCGTGGGCAGCCCCACGATGGGCCTGGTGCTGACGCTCGTCATAGCCACGGACGAGGAGAACGCGTACGACGCCGTCCGCGCGGCCTCGGAGGCCTCGCGCGAACACCCCTGCCGCATCATCGTCGTGATCAAGCGCACCTTCCGCGGCCCGCACAAGCTCCGCCAGACCCGGCTCGACGCGGAGCTGCGGGTCGGCTCCGACGCCGGGACCGGGGAGATCGTGCTGCTGCGCCTGCACGGGGCGCTGACCGAGCAGGCGGGCTCGGTGGTCCTCCCGCTGCTGGTGCCGGACGCGCCGGTGGTGGTGTGGTGGCCGGCCGACGCCCCCGCCGACCCCGCGCGGGATCCGCTGGGCGCGCTCGCCCAGCGCCGGATCACGGACGCGGAGGCCGTCGCCGACCCGGTGGCGGTACTGGACCGGCGGGCCGCCGCGTACGCCCCCGGGGACACCGACCTCGCCTGGACCCGGCTGACGCCGTGGCGGGCGCTGCTGGCCGCGGCGATGGACCAGAAGCCACTGCCGGTGACGGGCGGTGCGGTGGAGAGCGAGGCCGACAACCCGAGCGCCGAACTGCTGGCCCGCTGGCTGGAGGACCGGCTCGGGGTGCCGGTGGAGCGGGTCGCCACGGACGGGCCCGTGATCACCCGGGTCCGGCTGGCGACCCGGGAGGGCGAGATCACGGTGGACCGCCCCGACGGAGCGCTGGCCACGCTGATCCTGCCGGGCGGTCCCGACCGCAAGGTGGCCCTGAAGATCCGCAGCACGGCGGAGCTGATCGCGGAGGAGCTGCGCC
Protein-coding sequences here:
- the opcA gene encoding glucose-6-phosphate dehydrogenase assembly protein OpcA, which encodes MRTELTDTTSSKIDRALLDARRAVGSPTMGLVLTLVIATDEENAYDAVRAASEASREHPCRIIVVIKRTFRGPHKLRQTRLDAELRVGSDAGTGEIVLLRLHGALTEQAGSVVLPLLVPDAPVVVWWPADAPADPARDPLGALAQRRITDAEAVADPVAVLDRRAAAYAPGDTDLAWTRLTPWRALLAAAMDQKPLPVTGGAVESEADNPSAELLARWLEDRLGVPVERVATDGPVITRVRLATREGEITVDRPDGALATLILPGGPDRKVALKIRSTAELIAEELRRLDADEVYASALRGRPAGTAGTAR